CCAAATCAATGGTAATCTGAACATTATTTGGCTGATTTTCAACAGGTGTTACAGTTTTTTCAGCAGCAGATAATAAAGAAGCTGTTTCAAAAAAAGCTGCAATAATGTTGGACGAAGTTAAATCACCATCACCATTGTTAAAAGTAGAATAAGTACTACCTAAATAGTCACTTGCTACAAGTTTAATTGTCCCATCTGTTTGAACACTAGGGATAACTGGAATAGTAGCAGCAACAGCAATAGTACCTGTGTCAAAGCTCACGGTGGTAGATAGATTTCTTCGTGGAGGTAAACCAGGGTTAGCGCCATTGCGGGTATTTTCCGCAGCATCTAAAGAGCGACAGATTTCAAAAAATGCTTGGGGAAGTTGGGTAGATTTTAAACTTCCATTGGTTCCAGGATCAAAAGTACTCATCTTGTTCTCGTCGTAAATAATATAGTGACCGTACTTGTAATCCGTTGTAGCTGGAAAATTGCCTAAATTGAGGGGAACAAATCCAAAAGCATTCTTTGGGACTAGGGTCGAAGAAAGTACTGCACGCGAGGGACTCACTATGTATAAAGTTTCGCGCCACACTATAAAATTGTTTTGTAAGGTAAAAATGCGATTTACAGCTTGGGGTAAATAGTTAAGTGCAGCTTCCCAGTCTATGGTTATTTCATCGCCGCTTGGTGTTTCTACTGTATCAAGCGGAATAGTTTTAGACCCATCAGGTTGGGTTCGTGGTTTTTTAGGTAAAAAAATATAATAATTACGTTTCCATTTGTAAGCAATATAAATCCTTTTTTTGAAGAGATTGTTGATAACCTCCAATAAATAAGTATTAGAATAATTAACTATTCTGGCAAAATCAGTTAACTTAATAGCTTGCTTGCCGTTAATTTCATAGACTATGCTGAAGTCTTTTCTAATTTCTTTCATTTGCTTCTTTTTCGCAACTTTTTACTCCATAAAGGAATTGTGTCTTTCTGTCCATTGGGAAAGAATTGACAAAATACGGGTATTACAGTTACTTCCTTATAATTGTTATTGGTGTCTGTGCTATTGGGTGGAAGTTTACTACTTTTAATCAAAATCTCAGGATTAACATATCGTTTAAGCGCATCAATAGCACGAATGCACTCTGTTTTGTCTTTAGCGTTTACGATAATGTTGCTATTGTCAAATAGTTTATAAACCCCCATACAATTACCTCTTTTAAAAGTAGGAAATGTAGGGTTATGCTCTTTACCGTAAGCGTAGTGAGGAAGCGATACAGTCCACCTAGACCGCCCAATTTTACCGCCCCCTAAATCTTCTGCATACTGGATTAATAACTGTGGTACTTGTGGACTTCTCCCGGGCCACCAATCAGGCACTGAAAGATATGATTCATACTCTTTATTTTTGGCTAAACATAGCTCAGAGTTAGCCTTAAACAATTCCTCATGTTCAGAAATGATTGTGGCTGCATTACTGGCTGTACCAGCTTTATTTGTAATGGCTTTAACAGTCTCAAAACGTTTTTCTATCTTCCATTCACCGTTAGCATCCTGACTACAAACACAGACAGGCACTTGAACTGAAATAAACCTCACGTCTGCATCCTCCCCTGCTTTGCCATTCTCCCCAGGCTTTCCATCAACACCATTTTGACCATTAACGCCGTTACGCCCATCAATGCCATTTCTGCCATCAATGCCGTTTCTGCCATCAGTGCCGTTACGCCCATCGGTGCCGTTTTTGCCATCAATGCCGTTACGCCCATCAGTACCGTTTCTGCCATCAGTGCCGTTACGCCCATCGGTACCGTTTCTGCCATCAACACCATTACGCCCATCAGTGCCGTTTCTACCATCAACACCATTACGCCCATCAACACCATTACGCCCATCAACACCATTACGCCCATCAGTACCATTTCTGCCGTTAATGGCATTTCTGCCGTCAACGCCATTACGCCCATCAGTGCCATTTCTGCCGTCAACCCCGTTACGCCCATCAGTACCAGATAAACCGCGTAATCCAGGGCGACCATCAACCCCGTTACGACCGTCAACACCGTTGCGTCCATCAGTGCCAGGTAAACCGCGTAATCCATTACGCCCATCAATGCCTGGGCGACCATCAACCCCATTGCGACCATCTCGTCCTGGGCGACCGTCAACCCCATTCCTCGGTATCGGGTAAGGTTTGAGAACAGCATCAACACCGTTACGACCATCTCGCCCAGGACGACCATCAATGCCATTTTTACCATCTTTGCCATGAATCACAATTGGCGCTGGGGCTGGTCTATAAATGTATTCAAAAGTGTTTTTTACCTCACTTTTGGTCAATTCAATGGTTGTAACCTTGCCGTCAGCGCCATTTCTACCATCAGTGCCAATTCTGCCATCACGACCATTGACACCATTTCTTCCGTTAGCGCCATTTATACCATCACGACCATTGACACCATTCCTCCCATCAGTGCCGATTCTGCCATCACGACCATTGACACCATTTCTGCCATCAATGCCGTTTCTACCATTACTTCCAGGTATCCCACGTTGACCAGTACTACCTGGTAAACCGCGTTGACCGTCTCTACCATTACTTCCGGGTAAACCACGTTGACCATCTCTACCCGCTAACCCGCGCTGACCATCGCGTCCAGGGTTACCTCGTTGACCGTCAACCCCGTTACGACCATCACGCCCACTTCTGCCATCTCTGCCATCTCTGCCATTTCTACCATCAGTTCCAGATCTGCCTGGGGGCCCCGACTGCGCGGCTCTGTTTCTCAATCCACCGACAATCATCTGAAGGGCATTAACTACAGTTTCAAGTTGTAATTGACCTGCCCTAATTTCCTCAATTATTTGCTTTAAAAAAAGTAACCCATCAATTATTGATAAAACTCGATCAATTTTTTCTAGTAATCCTCCAACGGTTGCTGCAACAGCTGATATTTTTGCTGATAGTGCAGCAATCAATCCGCTCAATGCTGCCAAGGCTGCAATGGCAGCAGCTAACCCGACAAGAATAGCTTTTAACTCTTTCAATTCTCGCCGTACATCTTCAGCAATATTCATTGCTTCCCCTGCTCTGGCGTATGCATCACGTGCTAAATGTAAAGCACCACGCGCTAATTTTCGAGCTTCTTCATCAACAGTATTCCTGTTAGAAAGCCTTGCAACTTCTGCTCTTAAGGCTGCTAATTCATTCTTGATTTCTGCACAACAATCAGCCACGATTTATTCCTCTTACTGCTGCTGTAATAGATGCAATTTCATTTCTAATTTCATGACAAGGAATGCAGCAGTATCCAGGATATCCAGGGCATTCACAACGCATATAACCATCGGGGCAATCATCATCACAAGAAACCTTGTAATTCCCTGGACAATCAATATTGTCTGTAAAATTATTACCACTACCAGTAACTTTTATCTGACAAATGGCAGTTGATTGTAGAATTTGTATACCATATCCGGAAACGTAATAATACCATTGAGGTTGGATAAACAAGCCATTCATTGTTGGTGTGACTCCACGCCCATTAAATCCTGTATTAGCTGCATAACCAGGATTTATCCCATTAGCAGTAAATTCATAAGAAACTCCATCATCTCCTACTCCGTAAAATCTATAAGTCCCAGAATCGTTTTTAACAACTTCTACATCAATCGGTATAAAGTTTGTTTCATACCTTGTTGATTGATTGTTTTTGATGTAGGTTACTATTGCCTTGTTTTTCTCATTACAATATGTCATGTGTACTGAATCGCTGTTGCTTCACTTATATCCTGATTCCAAATACGAAAGTTTTTCAATTGACCATTAAAGTTCCCATTGGCGCGAGTAGCACCTATAGAGAAAAATCCATTAAAAACTGTAATGGGGTTCGCTGAAACATCAAGGATTTTGATTTTATCAACAATAACTTTAATACTGCCATTGGCTAAAATAGCGATACATTTGTGCCAATTGTTATCTTTGAAAGTTTGAGAGCTATATCCAGAGCTAGAAGGATACCCATACACAGCTATGTTCCCCGCTGAATTCATTGTTAATGCTGGTGTAAAAGTACCACTAGATAAATCTTGGCTAGCCCTAAATTCCCATAGTCCTTGGTTAAAGTTAAAACTAGTTTTAAAATCAATTCCTATACTGAAATTTGATAATGCTGCATTTGAATTATTAAGGCTTACTCTACTACTGCCATTAAAAATGACACCTGTACTATCTAACGTGCAATTAACGTAGGTTCCATTCCGACCATTTCCACTACTATCTATTGCTGCTGTACCTGTTGTTTCTGTTAGTAGTAGTGAACACCATGTAGAAATAGTGGAACTGCTAGATAATCCTGCTAAGAAATTAGCCTTTGTAATGCAATAAGTCTTACCAGTCCCAGGATTTTGCAAGATTAAATAATCATCGTCATCGGACTCTTCTTGAACAGTCAGTTGTTTAATTTGGCTCATATGCGAAAACTATAATTTGATTGCTCATGTATGGCTTGTTGCTTCTTCTGATTTGAAATGGCTGCCAACCGATTATCTTCAATAGTTCAAAAACTTCGGAGTTATCAAAAGTAATCGGTTGATTGTTCTCGTTGGTTATCGGTTGATTATTCTCATCGGTAATAATGCCTTGAAAATTATCCAAGGCAGTAATTACAATAGCTGCCATCAGACTGGCAGCCGTGTTATTGGGGGAGGGAGTCAATCTTAAAAGGGAAGATTTTTGAATTACTAAAATATTCTCATCTTGGAATGCTCCTTCACCAAATATCTGAGTCAGGGAAAGCTGTTCCATTAGTAATTGTCAGGGTCTATCTCTGCATTTGTGTCAGGTTTTGATAAATTGACAGTTAATTGGTCAACTCGATAGGAATCGTTGTTGGTTCCCCTAAAGGTGAATGACGGGTAGCCCTGGTCAATGTAAATACTTTGGTCAAGGTTGTTATCAAAGCCTGTTTTTGATAATTCTGACTGCGCTTTCAACACAATGCCAGCGAAAAGACTTTCAGCTCTATTTAAAGCTGCTGGTGTCAGTCTTGGTAAGTCTGCTTTGACAATTGTGATTGTATCAGCTGTTTGAGTTGCGCCAGGGCCAAAGACCTCTGTAAGTGTTGGTTCCGCCATAGAAACGAATTTTTTGTGAAGTGAATAAATCCGTTTTAGTCCCTAATTCCAAAATGGTAAATGTTCTTCTTTTATGTAAAACCGGAAGTATTACTGATGGCGTGAAACTATTGCTGTGAATAGTATTGATGCATATTTAGCTATTAGCTAAATACAAAAAACTTCCGGATTAACCTCTCATTTAGGTAAAACCGGAAGTCACTGACATCAAAAATTAATCTATGAAAAACAACCGCAATGGTCAAGCAGCTGTTTTCACGCTTGCCGAATATTCTAAAATCCGTAAGAATATCCGCGCTCAAAAATACAAATTGCTTTTAGATTTGGCTTGGTTCACCGGTGAGCGCTGGGGGGCACTGGTACAGATGAAGGTTAGCGATGTTTACGATTCTGATGGCAATCCGCGCAAGTCAGTTACTTTTCGGGCCAGAACTCGCAAGGCTTGCGGGGGAAAACAGAAAACTAAGAAAACCAGGGAAGTGCCAGTACACTCGACTCTTCGTGAAGTATTGAGCGCGTACACCCCAGATTCAGACTCAGAGTGGTTGTTTCCAGCCAGGAGGAACTACACCCAAGGGGAAACCAGCAAGCATATTACTCTGCGCTATGCGGATCTGGTGTTCCGTGAAGCTGTTGAAAGGGCCGGTCTAGCAAGTCGCGGGTTTAGTACCCACAGCAGCCGCCGCAGCTTCGTAACCCATCTGGCCAAAAAAGGCATTTCCCTGAGAATTATTCAAAAGCTTATGGGCTATGCGGATTTGAAAATGCTGTCACTGTACATCGATGTGACTGATGAGGATTTGGAGGGTGCGATCGCTACACTATGACCCAAGAACTATACCAGAAAATTGAGCAGCTTTATGTCAAAGCCACCCAAGACTTGTACACGCCGCTGCAACTTGCTTAAACTTTAGAAGCAATGGCTAATCAAGCGTGGGAGGCAGTAGACAAACTCCTAGACTATGAAAAAAACTAACCACAGGGAATACTAAATCCACACTTACATCAACCAAGTATGGGATTACAGCTATTTTTCTCAATGCAACTTGATGAGACTCCCCAGTTGAACCGGGGGCGAATATTTTTAATTGACGACAACAGGGGCATTATTGGACGGTGGATTGCCACCAGCGGCGTGGGCACATTTCAAGATGTGGGCAACTGGAGCAAGCAAGGTGGTGGAGTTATCCCGCCGCTGTATGAGGTGAAGGATGCACCTAGTTTTTACACCGTCGCTACCAAGCCTGTAGATTTGCGCCATGTCAAAGGGGTAGAAGGCAATGGCTATGCCATCACCCCATTTGAGGTTGTTACCAAAGCTGGGGTTAAGCGTTCTGACCTGCTGATTCATAAGGATGCAAACGCCCCAGGCTCACTAGGCTGCATTGTGTTGCCACCCCAGGAGTTTGAGGATTTTGAGAAAGTGTTTGTACGAGAAGCTAAGGGATTGAGTGACGTTAAGTTAAGCGTCGGTTATACTTATTGACCTAGCAAAATAATTAATAGGTTAAAGTGCGATCGCGGCCTAGAGAAACGCGATCGCTATTTTCTTCTAGGCTTATTGCAACTTCTTCTCATTCCTGCATTGATGCAAATCCTCTAAGAAAATCAGCTATTGGAAATCACATCATGGCTGATTCAAATAAAAAGCTTGATTTATCAATACTTTCAACCTCTACTCCGACCCCCGCGCAGCCGGGAAGCTGTCCTGGGCTGCGGCTGCTCCTGGTGGCCCCCGCTGCTGATTTCATTATTGAGAATGCTTGAGAATATGGGTGTAGGAGAGTAGGGAGTAGGGAGTAGGGAGTAGGGAGTAGGGAGTAGGGGCTAATGTGACGAGTGAATCAACTTTTCAATCTCACTTGGGGTTTGACCATCTGCTAGAGCAAACTCCACCGCCGCCTTTCTCTGTTGCGCCAGGCGTGATTTCACATTGCCACCCCCAATGTGACAGTGCCGGATCTTCCTGCCCTCCATCCAGCAGTAGCGAAAGTATTTATGCTTTTTGGTGCCGCGCTGCACCCAGTACTCCTCTACCCAGTGAGTGTGTTCGGGAGCAACTTGAATAACTGGTTTTTGCTCCCGAACACTAGGTGTAACAGGTGTAGCTGATTTTACTTGCTCCCGAACATAATAATTTTGTTCGGGAGCATCGACGGTATCAGTTTGCTCCCGAACAGTATCGCAAGTATCTGCTGTTACCTGCTCCCGAACACTGTTATCGGGGGTTGCAGCGTCAGCTGTATCAGTCGGCTCTAGTTTTGGTTGGGATTGTTCGGGAGCAACTTGGGTGTCAATCAAATCGCTAATCAATTGATCGATAGTATCGTGAAAATCGCGCTCTATCTCTTCAATGGAGTAAGCAGTCGTTTCACAAGAATAAGCATACTGACCTTCTGGAGAAAATAGATGATACTTGCACTGATATTTAGTTAACTTGCCGTGAGTAGTTTGACTAATCAGGCTAAACTCACCACGCCATAACCAATAGAATTTGACCCAGGTTGTTGGTATTGTTGAGAGCGAAAATAAAGTCAGATGTTGCATAATGTTAATTCACAAGTAAAATTGCTCCTGCCAATAAACGGCAGGTTTTTTTATTCAGACAATTGGATTATTCCCAAGTATCTGCTCACGTCTGTGACAAACTTGTTGGAAGTATTCAAACTGTCGCTTGGCTTGTTCAGTTATTTGATGGGCATTACTTGTTACTTGAGTAATTGCCTTATCGAAAGTACGAGGGGCACTCATGCCATCAGCGTTATAGATGTAATGGAATTTGTCGATAAGCACCTGTTCGCATTGATTATTTAGTTCAAGCATTTGTAAGAGTCTTTCATGGTCAATTAGCCAGTTGTACTTATTTTTGAAGTAGTTTTTGTAATAATCCTCCTTTGATGTAAGAGCGTAAAATCGACACCTCTCCAAAATGCCCTTAAGCTTTTCGGCGGTTTTGGCTGAAGCATAACGGCGAACTCCTTCAAAGAGTTCGCAAGTTATGGCTTCTTTCTTCTCAGGAACTTCTCATAGAAGTTCCTGAGAAGTTACTGAAGAGTTACTGAGGGGTGCTGAAATGCTTGTATTTTCAGGGGTTTCAGGTAAGATATCCGGCATTTTTTGACCGTCATTCGGTAAATTTATGCTGTTATTCGGTTCATTTATGCCGGATATAGGTTCAAGAATTGCCTCTGTTTTTTCAACGGGTTCCGGTTGGCTGTCGTTTAACCAATATTCTTTAATTCTTCTTGCACCATGCAGGTTAATTACTAGCCAACACGCTGTTTTACGACTGTCTTCAATTGCCGTTTCTCGTTTGAATTCAAATAGTCCTGCTTTGTATAAAAGTTGTCTGGCTAACCTAAATGCTTTCTCACCCAAGGATGTTGTTAGCTTCATCCATCTACTACCATATTGGTCTGAAGCCCAGCATTCATTCCAGAGTGTTTGTATTGTTTTGGTTTGATTAATTACCCAGTGCAGGTCATCGACTGGGATGATACAGTGGGGTTTATTGTATTTGGTTGATGATTTTTTCTCTCTGTGGCGATTGAGAGAAATTACAGCAGATGGAGGATTGTTTTTTAAACTATGTTCTGGCATAATTGTATTAGTTGATAACTATCAAAAGCCACCCTTGAAGCGAATCTATTGGTGGCTTTTTGATTTTTTTACGTAGTCGTCTATTTTGAGAACGAGTAGCCTCTAAACAAAATTGTGCAAATCACAATCAGTCCGATCGCTTGCAGAAAGCCAATTGGCCGAACTGTTGGGAATATGCCTGGCATTACTGCATTCTTTGTCAGCATCAGTGGTAGTGCTGTAGCTACAGCTACAAGTATTGTGGTTGCAACGATTAGCAATAAAGGACATTTTTCATAGTGGTTAGTGGTCAGTTGTCAGTTGTCAGTGACGAGTAGAGTTACTTACGCAATGCCTTGAAAGACTTACGACAATGTACCCTTTTGTACTTCTTCCAGCGACAATGTACCCTTTTGTACTTCCAGCGACAATGTACCGTTTTGTACTTCCAGTAATTTCGGCAAGCAAAATACAAATAATACTTATACGTCCGCTTGCGCGTCTTGGTGTTTGGAGATTCTCTGTTCATGGGTTTGGGTGTTCGGGAGCAGGGGAGATGGGGGGCATTGGGAGCAGGGGGGCAGGGGAGCAGGGGAGAGGGGGAGAGGGGGACAAGTCAAGTAAGTCACTCGATTTTGTACAAAATCATCCACCGCCGCAATTGCTCGCTCACGTCAAATTGGCTATTGGGCATTGGGAGCAGGGGAGCAGGGGGGAGTCATCTGTCAGCCCACGCGGTTTTGCTTGAGTACAAGACAGGCTTGCTGTATTGATGTGATGAGATTTGGATTGGACTGAAATATCTGTGGCAGTCTGTCTAAGATTTCGGCTGCCAATAATACAGCCTCAATCTCATTTAGTTCAGGGTCAACGCTTTTGATGAACTCTATGAATTTATCTAATCTCTGGGTTGCCAGTAGAGCAACATTTATTGTTTGTGTTTCTTGTGGATTGGTCATTTGTCATTAGTTGTCAGTTGTCAGTAGGGAATTGGTAATTGGTAATTGGGCATTGGGTGTTGGGGAGATGGGGAGCAGGGGAGAGGGGGACAAGTCAAGTAAGTCACTCGATTTTGTACAAAATCATCCACCGCCGCAATTGCTCGCTCATGAAATTGGGCATTGGGTATTGGGTATTGGGGATTGGGGACTGGGGAGATGGGGAGTACTTGCCACACCCAAGGGCGCGGGTTATAATGTGCCGCCCGGTCATTAATTAACAGTTGACTGTGATCACAGTGTCCTGTTACTGGCATAATGCTTTTAGATGCGTATTCCTCATCCACCCAGCCATGAAAGCTGGGTGGTTATCGCACCTATGCAAAACCGCCCTCACCCATACGAGTAAGGACGGTTTATGGTTCTTCGGAATTTTCTTCTAGTTCTTCGTCGCCTTCATCTTCTAGTTCTTCATCTTCTTGAGCGGCTAAATCATAGATTTCTTGTCTGATCAGCTTCATCTCTTGCTCAAAGGAAGCTGTAAAGCTCTCGTTATCGTCAAGCCGCGCCTTTAAGCGTTGACGGTGAGAACCAACGTAATCATTGAAACCTTTCTCTAATATCTCCAGGCGCTTTAGGATTTTCCCAAGAGCATCGCTTGT
Above is a window of Nostoc sp. UHCC 0702 DNA encoding:
- a CDS encoding tyrosine-type recombinase/integrase; amino-acid sequence: MKNNRNGQAAVFTLAEYSKIRKNIRAQKYKLLLDLAWFTGERWGALVQMKVSDVYDSDGNPRKSVTFRARTRKACGGKQKTKKTREVPVHSTLREVLSAYTPDSDSEWLFPARRNYTQGETSKHITLRYADLVFREAVERAGLASRGFSTHSSRRSFVTHLAKKGISLRIIQKLMGYADLKMLSLYIDVTDEDLEGAIATL